The DNA region CGTGGCGGTAATAACCGGTTTGCCGACGCGGTTGCATTTCTCGATCATCTTTTTTTGCACCAGCGGCACGTCTTCGGCAGGGATTTCCACGCCAAGGTCGCCGCGGGCTACCATCAAACCGTCGGACACTTCCAGGATTTCGTCCAGGTTGTCGACGCCCTGCTGGTTTTCGATTTTGGAGATGATTTGAATATGGGTTGCGTTATGTTTCTCAAGCAATTGACGGATTTCAAGCACGTCGCTCGCTTTACGAACGAAGGAAGCGGCAATAAAATCGATGCCTTGCTCGATCCCAAACTTGATATCGTTAGCGTCTTTCTCGGTGATGCCTGGCAGGGAAATGTTAACGCCGGGAACATTAACGCCTTTCTTGCTCTTGATGGTGCCGCCGTTGACGATACGGCATTTGATTTCCGTACCTTGGATGTCAACTACCGTCAGTCCGATCAAACCGTCGTCGATCAAAATGGTCGAACCTACTTCCACGTCACCCGGAAGCTCTTTGTACGTAATCGAGATGCGATTTTTGTCCCCGAGAATTTCTTCCGTAGTAAGGGTGATGAATTCGTCTTGCACGAGTTCGATCGGTTCTTCCTTCAATTTGCCGGTGCGGATTTCCGGACCTTTGGTGTCCAACAGTATGGCGATTGATTTCCCCAGCTCCGCGCTCGCTTGGCGGATCGTCTTGATCCGGCCTCCATGCTCATCAAAATCTCCATGGGAGAAGTTCAGGCGAGCGACGTTCATTCCGGCCATGATCAACTTTTTGATGTTCTCTAACGATTCACTGGAAGGACCGATGGTACATACGATTTTTGTTTTGCGCATTTGGGTTTCCTCCGTTTTAATAGTTCTCTCTATATAGTCTTTTCCAACAACTAAATTTACTACAATTTTGTCGATTTGTATAGGAAGTTTATCATATTGTCACGAACATTCTATTGTTTTACACTGCGAAAACAATCTATAATAGCCGAAAAATCCGAGGCCAAAGCCCCGATTTTTCGGCTACCGATCGTTTTACTCCTGCTTGTGGACCAATTCCGAGGACGCGTTTTCTTCAGTACCGCCCTCGTTGCTGGTTTCTTTCCCTGCCGCTTCCACTTCGGCAGCCGCTTTCCCGGCGGCGGCTTCCCTTTCGCGGGCCTCTCCGCCGGCACGCCCGGCAGCGCCCGAATCAGCCGGAGACGTCTTTTCCTGGCTAGAGCCCTCCGCCGGCACGGCGGAACCCGCCGGAGATCCCGTGTATACACGCGCTTTCGCCTTTCCGGCCACCGTAAACTTGCCGATTTTCCGGAATTTCCGGTACCGGTCCTCAAGCAGCTCGTCCGCATGCATGATCGACAATTCCTCCAAATGGCGGACGACCGCTTCTTTAATGGCGCTTGCGGTAGCTTCGTAATCGCGATGGGCCCCGCCCCGCGGCTCCGGAATGATCTCTTCGATCACTTCCATTTCCAGCAGGTCCTGGGCGGTAATCTTCATCGCTTCCGCCGCCTGGTCCGCCTTGGAAGCGTCCTTCCACAGGATCGAAGCCGCCCCGTTCGGCGAAATGACGGAGTAAATGGCGTTCTCCAGCATCAGCACGCGGTTGCCGACGCCCAGCGCCAGCGCTCCGCCGCTGCCGCCTTCGCCAAGGACCACGCAAATAACGGGCACCCGAAGCATCGCCATTTCCCGCAGGTTGCGGGCGATCGCCTCGGATTGTCCCCGTTCCTCCGCCGTAATGCCCGGATAGGCCCCTTTCGTATCGATAAACGTAACGATCGGCCGCCGGAACTTGTCCGCCTGCTGCATCAGCCGGAGCGCTTTGCGGAAGCCCTCCGGATGCGCGCTTCCGAAGAAGCGGGCGATGTTGTCCTTCGTATCTTTCCCGCGCTGCTGGCCAAGCACCGTCACGGGAACCCCGTTCAGCTTGGCCAATCCGCCGACGACAGCCAAATCGTCCCCAAACACCCGGTCCCCGTGCAGCTCAATGAAGTCTTCAAAGATCAGGCCGATCATATCCAGGGAAGTCGGACGCTGGTGATGCCGGGCCAGATGCATTTTTTGCGACGGCGTAATCTGGCTGTAAATCTCTTCTTCCAATTGCCGGTACCGTTCTTCCAAACGAGCAATCTCCTCGGCAAAATCGATGCCTTTTTCTTTACCGAACTGCTCCAATTCCTGAATTTTC from Paenibacillus macerans includes:
- the pyk gene encoding pyruvate kinase; amino-acid sequence: MRKTKIVCTIGPSSESLENIKKLIMAGMNVARLNFSHGDFDEHGGRIKTIRQASAELGKSIAILLDTKGPEIRTGKLKEEPIELVQDEFITLTTEEILGDKNRISITYKELPGDVEVGSTILIDDGLIGLTVVDIQGTEIKCRIVNGGTIKSKKGVNVPGVNISLPGITEKDANDIKFGIEQGIDFIAASFVRKASDVLEIRQLLEKHNATHIQIISKIENQQGVDNLDEILEVSDGLMVARGDLGVEIPAEDVPLVQKKMIEKCNRVGKPVITATQMLDSMQRNPRPTRAEASDVANAIFDGTDAIMLSGETAAGKYPVESVLTMARIAEKAESGLEYREIFIKQSNAQQTTVTEAISQAVANSALELNAKAIITSTETGYTARMVSKYRPKAPIIAVTTEDQTLRRLALNWGVTPVKGQVASSTDEMFDKAMKGGLDSGVVKEGDLVVITAGVPLGRSGSTNLIKIGQIRK
- a CDS encoding acetyl-CoA carboxylase carboxyltransferase subunit alpha → MAGELPFETPLVKLREKIQELEQFGKEKGIDFAEEIARLEERYRQLEEEIYSQITPSQKMHLARHHQRPTSLDMIGLIFEDFIELHGDRVFGDDLAVVGGLAKLNGVPVTVLGQQRGKDTKDNIARFFGSAHPEGFRKALRLMQQADKFRRPIVTFIDTKGAYPGITAEERGQSEAIARNLREMAMLRVPVICVVLGEGGSGGALALGVGNRVLMLENAIYSVISPNGAASILWKDASKADQAAEAMKITAQDLLEMEVIEEIIPEPRGGAHRDYEATASAIKEAVVRHLEELSIMHADELLEDRYRKFRKIGKFTVAGKAKARVYTGSPAGSAVPAEGSSQEKTSPADSGAAGRAGGEAREREAAAGKAAAEVEAAGKETSNEGGTEENASSELVHKQE